One stretch of Octopus sinensis unplaced genomic scaffold, ASM634580v1 Contig16608, whole genome shotgun sequence DNA includes these proteins:
- the LOC115230870 gene encoding uncharacterized protein LOC115230870, with protein MVRLLLAFGADPLLTTYSGKSPIKIARSGKMINLLKDYINDLNGDDNHAVTPWEFHGSWDIKAFDREVNSGNPIFADIPSDPDPKDVTDEEIFKFDDFPLNAVTLRSKQEEKCITVQDLATCTGLTCEELKEACPSSIFTMKPEEFLKETVDSVCLGVTLSKIETGNSDIDLIHLREYPAVLSAVQKSKKNVLNLFHTQSHSDDTKNSSSGSSSCSSNINDIDNENDLRAVSNMTKVTAKYHAGSNDSFDSNMPPSPVSLSDDDVLILNEKSSSSSSNSSPYQEMSKQTNIAAQSVIPICDNSEKTNFKPTSTESSSIRTLSFNKKYTARTSNHVAFDTVFSSSKTDTASTTLHHNRHFTIEVGAPPEDCYKALRIDQGDVIKERSKNTRTSMKDSSQTFTESLNYDEKSQVQSEPSVVIDR; from the exons ATGGTACGGTTACTGCTAGCGTTCGGTGCGGACCCTCTCTTGACCACTTACAGTGGAAAGTCCCCGATAAAGATCGCCAGGTCAGGGAAAATGATTAACTTACTGAAAG ATTATATTAATGATTTGAATGGAGACGACAACCACGCTGTTACACCGTGGGAATTTCACGGATCATGGGATATTAAAG ctTTTGACAGGGAAGTGAATAGTGGAAATCCTATCTTTGCCGATATTCCATCTGACCCAGATCCAAAAGACGTAACTGATGAAGAAATCTTCAAGTTTGATGACTTTCCTCTGAACGCTGTAACACTGCGATCTAAACAAGAGGAGAA GTGCATCACTGTACAAGACTTAGCGACCTGCACTGGATTGACCTGTGAGGAACTAAAGGAAGCCTGTCCTTCCTCAATATTTACAATGAAACCCGAAGAATTCCTGAAAGAAACGGTCGACTCGGTTTGTCTTGGAGTCACCTTATCAAAAATAGAAACGGGAAACAGTGATATAGATTTAATACATTTGCGGGAATATCCAGCTGTTTTAAGTGCTgttcaaaaatcaaagaaaaacgttTTGAACCTCTTTCATACGCAGTCCCATTCTGATGATACCAAGAACAGCTCTAGcggcagtagtagttgtagtagtaatataaACGACATTGATAATGAAAACGACCTACGAGCAGTATCGAACATGACGAAAGTGACGGCAAAATATCACGCTGGATCGAATGACAGTTTTGACAGTAATATGCCTCCTAGTCCAGTGTCTCTCTCCGATGATGATGTTTTAATTCTGAATgagaaaagtagtagtagtagtagtaatagtagtccgTATCAGGAGATGTCAAAGCAGACTAACATCGCAGCTCAGTCTGTGATTCCCATATGTGATAACAGTGAAAAGACCAATTTTAAACCCACTTCAACAGAATCTTCTTCCATTCGGACACTATCCTTTAACAAGAAATATACTGCTCGTACCTCAAACCATGTTGCATTTGACACAGTTTTCTCCAGTTCGAAGACCGACACGGCTTCGACTACATTACATCACAATCGACATTTCACCATTGAAGTCGGGGCGCCACCCGAAGACTGCTACAAAGCTCTGCGCATCGACCAGGGCGATGTCATCAAAGAGCGAAGCAAAAACACACGGACATCCATGAAAGATTCCTCACAGACTTTTACCGAATCTTTGAATTACGACGAGAAAAGTCAGGTTCAGTCGGAACCTTCAGTTGTGATCGATCGATGA